One window of Nymphaea colorata isolate Beijing-Zhang1983 chromosome 1, ASM883128v2, whole genome shotgun sequence genomic DNA carries:
- the LOC116248714 gene encoding 2-alkenal reductase (NADP(+)-dependent)-like: MDREEVRSRGWVLKAYAPRGNLTSEHLELRETILDVGSLPENHVAVKALWISVEPYLRAKMYGRDVGLCATQCPLNQVVKWYGIGEVLRSNSPIYGNGDIVLNPFLSLSEYSVAPAEIIHKVDSDAGIPLHEYLGTLGIAGFSAWVGVNEVGQVKAGENVFISAAAGGVGIIAGQLAKIKGCRVIGSAGTDEKVKLLKEELGYDDAFNYKKEKDFDAALSKYFPDGIDVYLDNVGGKMLEAVLNHINNGARIPISGMVSQYTQVWTERDGVRNLLNLVGKEAKMQGFLIRSYLHLLPVFTAEMIGYMKQGKLKTKHKIYEGIEYLLESLNAIFSGINTGKVAIKVL, encoded by the exons atgGACAGGGAGGAGGTGAGAAGCAGAGGATGGGTGTTAAAGGCCTACGCCCCACGCGGCAACCTCACCTCCGAACACCTTGAGCTGCGCGAGACCATCCTCGACGTCGGCTCTCTACCGGAAAACCACGTCGCCGTGAAGGCCCTCTGGATCTCCGTCGAGCCCTACCTCCGGGCCAAGATGTACGGCCGCGACGTCGGTCTCTGCGCTACACAGTGCCCCTTAAACCAG GTTGTGAAGTGGTATGGTATAGGGGAGGTGCTGAGATCCAATTCCCCAATCTACGGGAACGGAGACATAGTGCTGAACCCTTTCCTTTCGTTGTCGGAATATTCCGTGGCTCCGGCGGAGATTATACATAAAGTGGATTCGGATGCCGGAATTCCGCTTCACGAGTACCTCGGCACACTTG GGATCGCTGGTTTCTCAGCATGGGTGGGGGTGAATGAGGTTGGACAAGTGAAAGCTGGTGAAAACGTATTTATTTCGGCGGCAGCTGGAGGGGTTGGTATTATTGCTGGTCAGTTGGCCAAGATCAAAGGTTGCCGGGTCATCGGCAGTGCTGGGACAGATGAGAAG GTCAAGCTTCTGAAGGAAGAACTTGGATATGACGATGCATTCaactacaaaaaggaaaaggacttTGATGCAGCCTTAAGCAA ATATTTTCCAGATGGTATCGATGTATACTTGGACAATGTAGGGGGGAAGATGCTTGAAGCTGTACTAAACCACATAAATAATGGAGCTCGCATACCCATCTCTGGGATGGTCTCCCAATATACACAG GTGTGGACAGAGCGGGATGGTGTGcgaaatttattaaatttggtTGGCAAGGAGGCGAAGATGCAAGGCTTCTTGATTAGGTCTTATCTCCATCTCCTGCCAGTTTTTACGGCCGAAATGATTGGCTATATGAAGCAAGGAAAACTGAAGACTAAACACAAAATATATGAGGGAATTGAATACCTCTTAGAGAGCCTGAATGCCATTTTTTCTGGTATTAATACTGGGAAAGTAGCTATCAAGGTCCTctga